The DNA segment CGGTCTCGACCTCGCGGGCCGCTCTCAGCGCTCGGACAGCTGCCGGGTCCGACTCCTGGCTCGTCGATGTCGAAACGGAGCGACGCTCGTCGCAGAAACCGAACCCGGGGCACTCAGGCGGATCTCGACTGGAAACTCCTGATCCCGCCGACGATACCCGCCCAGAGCGCGAGGCAGACGCCGAGAATCGCGATCGCGTACAGCCCCAGCGTCTGCCCGACCACCGACTGCCCGACGGTGATGAGCCCGGCTGAGACGAGGAGGAGCGTGCCGAGCGCGATCTGTGTCCCGTCCATTCGTGGTGGAAATAGCGGACATACGTAGTAAAATGCTATCGGTTCGAGCGCCAACAGTATAGATTGTTGTCTGATTCGATCAGAAAGGTACGGTCGGACGTCGTCTCCCCGTCGACGAAGACGCTGTCGATCGGTTCGATACCCTTTCGACGGTCCAACCGCAAGTGACGCCGATGACTGACGCGGTCGATCGGTCGACGCTGCGGCGGATCGCCGAGTACCAGTTCGGATCGGGCGCCGGCGACGCCCTGTTCCCGGCGGACGAATCACCCACGATCACCCGAACGAGTGGCGGTCGCCCCCAGCAGATCCACGTCGACGAGGAGAGACTCGCCTCGTTCGGAACGGACGGACGATTCACGCTCGGACTGGCGGGCGGGCGGCGACTCGCCGACGCGCTCGACGCGCCGGCGAGTCGCGTCGTAGTCGACGACGAGAGCGAGCCCTTCGTCCGCGACGGCAAGAACGTCTTCGCGAAGTTCGTCCGCGCCGTCGGAGACGAGGTCCGTCCCGGCGACGAGGTCGTCGTCTGCCACGAACGGGGCGACGTGCTGGCGGTCGGGCGCGCTGAGCTATCGGCGGACGGAATGGAAGACTTCGAGACGGGGATGGCGGTGAAGGTCCGTGAGGGTGCCCCTGACGCGGAGTGACGTAGGACGGGACGGAGACGCAAGAGAGAGAGAGAGAGAGAGAGAGAGAGAACGGAGCCGGGACGAACCGGCAGACCGCGGTACGGGACGAACGACCCACGCGACGCGTCGTCGGCCCGTTCGTCGCGTCGACCGTCGGCGGTCGTCAGCCTTTTGCCCGCGCGTGGCAACCGACAGAGTATGTTCGGGGGAGGCGGCGGACTCGACCCGCGGAAGATGGAACAGATGATGAACCAGATGGGCATCGACATGGACGAGCTCGACGCCGAAGAGGTGATCATCCGGACGGCCGATCACGACCTCGTCTTCGAGTCGCCCGACGTCACCAAGATGGACGCCCGTGGCCAGGAGACCTTCCAGATCATCGGCACCCCGTCGGAGCGCGACCGCAGCGAGGGGAGTGCTGACGGATCCAGTTCGGACGGCGCCAGCTTCGACGCCGAGGACGTCGACCTCGTCGCGACGCGAACGGGAGCGAGCGAGGAGGACGCGCGAGCGGCGCTCGAGGCGAACGACGGCGACCTGGCGGCGGCCGTCGCCGAGCTGGAGTGAGCCAGTCGTGACGGTCCTCGTCGTCTGCGAGGACCGCGAGTACCTCGTCGATCCGGGCGAGGAGTTCGGCACCGACCTCGGCGTGCTCGACGTTCCCGCAGACGTCGAACCGGGACAGACGATCGAGACGCACCTGGGCACCGAGTTTCGCGTCCGCCGCTTGCGCGGCCCCGACCTCTTTCATCACTTCGACCGGACGGGCGCACCCATGGTGCCGCGCGACATTGGCCTGATAATCGGCGAGACCGGCGTCTGCGCCGGCGATCGCGTGCTCGACGCGGGGACGGGGACGGGCGTCCTCTCCGCCTCCGTGGCCAGAGCCGGTGCGTCGGTCGTCACCTACGAACACGACGCCGACTTCGCCGACGTCGCCCGCGAGAACATGGCGCTTGCGAACGTCGCCGAGTCGGTCGACGTCCGGACGGGTGACCTGACCGAAGAACTCGACGACGTTGCCGACGCCGAGGCGTTCGACGTGCTGACGCTCGACACTGGTGACGCCCCTGACATCGTCGAACGCGCACCC comes from the Halovivax cerinus genome and includes:
- a CDS encoding nascent polypeptide-associated complex protein, translating into MFGGGGGLDPRKMEQMMNQMGIDMDELDAEEVIIRTADHDLVFESPDVTKMDARGQETFQIIGTPSERDRSEGSADGSSSDGASFDAEDVDLVATRTGASEEDARAALEANDGDLAAAVAELE
- a CDS encoding PUA domain-containing protein codes for the protein MTDAVDRSTLRRIAEYQFGSGAGDALFPADESPTITRTSGGRPQQIHVDEERLASFGTDGRFTLGLAGGRRLADALDAPASRVVVDDESEPFVRDGKNVFAKFVRAVGDEVRPGDEVVVCHERGDVLAVGRAELSADGMEDFETGMAVKVREGAPDAE
- a CDS encoding 50S ribosomal protein L11 methyltransferase: MTVLVVCEDREYLVDPGEEFGTDLGVLDVPADVEPGQTIETHLGTEFRVRRLRGPDLFHHFDRTGAPMVPRDIGLIIGETGVCAGDRVLDAGTGTGVLSASVARAGASVVTYEHDADFADVARENMALANVAESVDVRTGDLTEELDDVADAEAFDVLTLDTGDAPDIVERAPDMLVEGGFVAVYSPFVEDSRDVVAAAHDAGLADVRTRETIQREMDFDDRGSRPSTAPVGHTGYLTIARND